The following proteins are co-located in the Dyadobacter chenwenxiniae genome:
- a CDS encoding serine hydrolase domain-containing protein yields MARSITFFLLVLAFLLATLSTFPAVQAQEPVPKTLDELKARLESEMQRQHVAGMMLAIVDKDSVRFSGGLGLSDMGKRTPVTQRQLFRAASITKTFIALSILDLVKEKKLRGTTKLSDIAPEIPFENKWETSNPVTIEMLLEHTTGFSDKSPFEEYNFTGKPVTGIGSVAVFGKFMKSRWKPGERHSYSSVNYAILDYIIGKVSSKPTSEYLRTKVFTPLQMPDANIAMTSDGSAKYSKGYVWKDDHFQLVPHQPAFNPGYSSLNVSALDFAFALKAYLNDWKTHSGPFLSEKFLNESETPHTYLSARAGLMNTYGYGNEASDIAGHIFRGHRGAIGGFLSAFLYNRKLGLGYAFAINTHNESFYRYADHLISQFVLQHVQKPVMPVTYPLNKAVAQPFMGYYKLSNPSQLYTGFFESLTNTIKVEQVGNELSVQILGRGSMKWQAAEAAGIRYKSLHAASPQILFLKDTEGNHVIVDGTLYFEKTTAFAAWSSLLGFAVSVLFLVSTLFFLLINLLLFVAGKIPRCVLVTRFSPALVTTGSLLILWSASQLFDHMREASSTDWLFMMWGAGKYLFAAGTLLVLYILSVKWRTFSSKGLKGYLVMVAISACYLFFIFVSSNWYY; encoded by the coding sequence ATGGCCCGTAGCATTACTTTCTTTTTACTTGTTTTAGCATTTCTGCTGGCAACTTTATCGACATTTCCGGCCGTTCAGGCCCAGGAGCCTGTGCCCAAAACACTGGACGAGCTGAAAGCCCGGCTCGAGTCCGAGATGCAGCGCCAACACGTTGCCGGAATGATGCTGGCAATCGTGGATAAAGACTCAGTCCGGTTTTCAGGCGGTTTAGGATTATCCGACATGGGTAAAAGAACTCCTGTTACGCAGCGTCAATTGTTTCGCGCCGCCTCCATTACGAAAACGTTTATTGCGCTCAGCATTCTGGATCTGGTAAAGGAAAAGAAACTGCGCGGTACCACGAAATTGAGCGATATAGCGCCTGAAATTCCATTTGAAAATAAATGGGAGACTTCAAATCCGGTTACCATTGAAATGCTGCTGGAACACACCACCGGGTTTAGCGATAAGTCCCCTTTCGAAGAATACAACTTCACAGGCAAGCCGGTTACCGGCATTGGTTCGGTAGCGGTTTTTGGGAAATTTATGAAATCCAGATGGAAACCGGGAGAGCGGCATTCCTATTCCAGCGTGAACTATGCCATTCTGGATTACATCATCGGAAAGGTTTCAAGCAAACCGACAAGTGAATATTTGCGTACAAAGGTTTTTACACCTCTGCAAATGCCAGATGCAAACATCGCTATGACCAGCGATGGCTCGGCGAAATACAGTAAGGGCTATGTCTGGAAGGACGATCATTTCCAGTTGGTGCCGCATCAGCCGGCTTTCAATCCCGGATACAGTTCTCTGAATGTCAGTGCATTGGATTTTGCATTTGCATTGAAGGCATATTTGAATGACTGGAAAACACATTCCGGGCCATTTCTTTCGGAGAAATTTTTGAATGAATCTGAAACGCCGCATACTTATCTGTCTGCCCGTGCGGGGCTGATGAACACATACGGGTATGGTAACGAAGCCAGCGACATCGCAGGGCATATTTTCCGGGGACACCGGGGCGCGATCGGAGGATTTTTGTCCGCTTTTTTATATAACCGTAAACTAGGATTGGGGTATGCCTTCGCTATCAATACGCACAACGAATCATTCTATCGGTACGCCGACCATTTGATCAGTCAATTCGTTTTGCAGCATGTCCAGAAACCCGTTATGCCAGTTACGTATCCTTTGAATAAGGCAGTAGCACAGCCATTTATGGGTTATTACAAGCTAAGCAACCCAAGTCAGTTATACACAGGTTTTTTCGAAAGCCTTACCAATACAATCAAGGTAGAACAGGTCGGGAACGAATTAAGCGTTCAAATTCTGGGCCGCGGCTCAATGAAATGGCAAGCGGCTGAGGCTGCGGGCATCCGTTACAAGAGTCTTCACGCCGCCAGCCCGCAGATACTGTTTTTGAAAGACACGGAGGGTAACCACGTGATTGTGGATGGCACGCTTTATTTTGAAAAGACGACTGCTTTCGCCGCCTGGTCGTCCCTCCTTGGTTTTGCAGTAAGTGTACTTTTTTTGGTGAGCACATTGTTTTTTTTGCTGATTAATCTGCTGCTCTTCGTGGCAGGTAAAATACCAAGATGTGTGCTGGTAACAAGATTCTCACCAGCACTTGTAACGACCGGGTCATTATTGATTCTATGGTCAGCCAGCCAACTATTTGATCATATGAGAGAAGCCTCTTCCACCGATTGGCTTTTTATGATGTGGGGAGCGGGAAAGTATTTATTCGCAGCCGGTACACTGCTTGTTTTATATATTTTGAGTGTAAAATGGAGAACATTCAGCAGCAAAGGATTGAAGGGATATCTTGTAATGGTTGCGATTTCAGCATGCTATTTATTTTTCATTTTCGTAAGCAGCAATTGGTATTACTGA